The Thermococcus sp. M39 genome window below encodes:
- a CDS encoding DUF365 domain-containing protein: MKESVVGVTFPVPKRFLDRILDGGKTVFVKPSTLRVKPGMKVVFYASREGQAWLGEAEVESVEFFNSVEGIIGKYEEELFLTPKELREYERERAKWHSRGRRPKPWMVLRLKNIRKYPKPVKPPRFIAVSGRYIKEKEYKEILRKSEL, translated from the coding sequence ATGAAGGAAAGTGTTGTAGGGGTGACCTTCCCCGTTCCAAAGCGGTTCCTCGATAGAATACTCGATGGAGGCAAGACCGTCTTCGTCAAGCCCTCCACTCTAAGGGTGAAGCCTGGAATGAAGGTCGTCTTTTACGCCTCCAGAGAGGGTCAGGCTTGGCTTGGGGAAGCTGAAGTCGAAAGCGTCGAATTCTTTAATAGCGTTGAGGGAATCATTGGGAAGTACGAGGAGGAGCTTTTCCTCACTCCAAAGGAGCTTAGGGAGTACGAGCGCGAAAGGGCTAAGTGGCACTCCCGCGGGAGGAGGCCAAAGCCATGGATGGTGCTCAGGCTGAAGAACATTAGGAAGTATCCAAAGCCTGTTAAACCACCAAGGTTCATCGCCGTCTCGGGAAGATACATCAAAGAGAAGGAATACAAGGAAATTCTGCGGAAGAGCGAGCTTTAA
- a CDS encoding EVE domain-containing protein, with the protein MAYWLCITNRDNWEVVKKKNVWGVAKRHKNTIAKVKPSDKLVFYVKQERKNKEILEPKIVGIFEVVSEPYTDSTRIFKSPPHLNETYPLRVKIKPVKLGELEFKPLIPKLKFITNKKKWSGHLMGKAMREIPEEDYRLIESLL; encoded by the coding sequence ATGGCATACTGGCTCTGCATTACAAACCGCGACAACTGGGAGGTTGTCAAAAAGAAGAACGTCTGGGGTGTGGCTAAAAGGCACAAGAACACCATCGCCAAAGTCAAGCCCAGTGATAAGCTCGTCTTCTACGTCAAGCAGGAGCGGAAGAACAAAGAGATTCTCGAACCAAAAATCGTCGGCATCTTTGAGGTCGTTAGCGAGCCTTACACAGACTCAACGAGGATATTCAAGAGCCCGCCGCACCTTAACGAGACTTACCCTCTGAGGGTGAAGATCAAGCCCGTAAAGCTCGGCGAACTTGAGTTCAAGCCTCTCATTCCAAAGCTGAAGTTCATCACGAACAAGAAAAAGTGGAGTGGTCACTTAATGGGTAAAGCGATGAGAGAGATACCAGAGGAGGACTACAGACTGATAGAAAGTCTGCTTTAA